The genome window GACGGGGAAGGTGACTGACTCAACCGCGTTTGGGagattttgaggttatgtttggcGTCTGTTTCAGAAACTTTACTGTTGGATAACGAATGTCCCCAGGACTTCATCAGCGGGAGCAAACACACTATGCTAGCTTACAAAAGGACTGACGCTAAAATCGCTTGGCCAAATCAAGACAAACTGAATCTCTAGTCATgtatttaaacgtaaaccgTTTTATTACGAGTCTtctgtacatacatatttttgtgtttatatCAAAGTGTAACTTGTCAAtttataacttttaatacacaTGTTAATCTTTTATACAATGTAGCATAGCTGCATACTTGTTTTATTGTCTCAGTAACAAATTTTGTATctaatttattcttttcaaCTGTGCTGAATGatatcaataaaaatatattcttaCTCTATGGTTTGAAATTTGAATGCAGGCGACACGACGACCGATCCAGGGACGCGCACAACAAACACTGGCTTCTTCGACTGTTCTTCTGTCTGTTTTGTAACAAGTGAAcggtaaagtttttttttgccggaCCTCGAAGTTGAAAGAAAAACGACTCGAATTACATAAAACGTTTTAGAAAAAGAACGCTGCCAGAATCATCATCGTAAGTGCAACATTAACATCCCCGTGATCGTGaactaaaatatttacaaaattggtCGAACGCGTTACGTAATTTAATCAGAATTGAATCGAGAGGTGCTTTAATCTATTTCCCGGAGGTCCTATCGGATGACATCATGCAGCGCCAACGGCGAAATCACAAACTAGTCCACCTCCGCGCACGTCAGCCACCTACGAGAAacttttggatttttttacaaaatcttaatcgagaaataatttattagtaaaaaaaccaacaataaattatcGAGTTAATTAGTTTAATTGACTGACTACTACTGTCTCCTGTATGTCCGTGTGTTCCTTCTGAACTCCATTGGTCCTGAAAAGAACATGATTTTTTTGCCAATTCAAATAAACGCGTCAATTACCtgtataatgtgattttttatttgcttcGCTGCTAACTGGAAGACAATCAGTTTTTAGCACTTCCTCGATATTACCATATCCTTTGAACTTCACGACGCACGTCGTATCGGTTACGGCCGTAATGTTGGCGTTGTAGTACTGAAAATATCTGTGTCACAACACTTCTACAAGCACAAGTTTAAAAATAAGACAAAAACAATATCGGCCATTTTGATTAGAAAAACCGATGCACAGCCAACTACTGTGCCTGACTAGTTTAGTAGAGACAACTGTAGATGGCGTCCGTGTCGCTGTGTTTACacaatgaaatgtcaaaactcaaaaataaCAATCGACACGAAAAAGTACGGAAAAACAGACAGACAGTGTTTTTGTCCCTCCgctaaacaaaaaattatgcaaACGTGAAACCTTTCCGTCTTCCCAATATTTGGCGACGCAATCGTCTCCGACTTTCCAGGTCGCCGAACTGTTGACACTTTCGGCGGCGTTGTTCTTCTTCTGGGGGCCCAAGTTCAAATGCTGCTTCAGACTCCTGCTCGCGAACTGCGAATTGAGCGACATCTTCCCGAAGCTGTTGCTCAATCCGTTGATCTCCGGATTTTTCTCCGGTTTATCTTTCTCGGCTTGTTTGTTCGGATAGGCGCCGCTCTTCCACCTGCTCGAGTTATTTTGATATTCAGAATTATTACCCGTAACTTTCGCATTTACGTAAGGATTATGATATCTATTGTTCTGGTAATTAGTCGGCGTGTTTCTCTGAACGTTATTATTTGGATGAGGTTTAAACGGTTCTTGCGAAACATCGTTTCCAAGATTTTCGTTCGGCGGAAGCTTATCTTCAAGGAAATCAAACAGAGAAACCTTTTCTAGCggtttttgaagtttttcttccATTTCTTTCCCGTTGCCGGTCTTCATTTTCATATTCCTCTTGTCCCTCACGGGAAACTCGTTTGATTTCTTAGCTCTAGGGTTAAAGGCGGGCTGGACGGGCTGCTTCGAACCGCCGCCAAACACTTTTTTCACCGCGCCGGACGCAGCTTCAGCGATTGCATCCTGCCTTTGCAGAtcgaatttcgaattttcttTCGCTTCTTGACTCTTAGTCTCCAGCGATTTGAACTGCTTGTCTTGAACCTCCACCTGGATTTTAC of Tenebrio molitor chromosome 6, icTenMoli1.1, whole genome shotgun sequence contains these proteins:
- the LOC138133258 gene encoding tudor domain-containing protein 3-like; amino-acid sequence: MAVDILGQTWSISQKGQDIITENNTVNDKATLLKNALNSDLKEIGSPVLAKNANKANISQVVLQIQKIRNVSAPKANENSQAAPRMLKLMLTDGDTYIQAVETAPIPSLNRDKTPPGSKLLIHSAKICSGYVLLDSSNCSLLGGQVPALCEKWELAKSVKHQSRQNASSDGPPAWVNFGGKIQVEVQDKQFKSLETKSQEAKENSKFDLQRQDAIAEAASGAVKKVFGGGSKQPVQPAFNPRAKKSNEFPVRDKRNMKMKTGNGKEMEEKLQKPLEKVSLFDFLEDKLPPNENLGNDVSQEPFKPHPNNNVQRNTPTNYQNNRYHNPYVNAKVTGNNSEYQNNSSRWKSGAYPNKQAEKDKPEKNPEINGLSNSFGKMSLNSQFASRSLKQHLNLGPQKKNNAAESVNSSATWKVGDDCVAKYWEDGKYYNANITAVTDTTCVVKFKGYGNIEEVLKTDCLPVSSEANKKSHYTGPMEFRRNTRTYRRQ